The following are from one region of the Pseudomonadales bacterium genome:
- a CDS encoding RAQPRD family integrative conjugative element protein gives MHGLEDTIMRICWLAGLGILGALLSSSAVWADPDAEREALARLIHEIEALAPLIETAESQASPDTRIRFRYDWLRQDLERIRAGIQEHIDAPRTEPRTFPPLRGDYRQ, from the coding sequence ATGCACGGTCTCGAAGATACCATTATGCGAATCTGCTGGCTGGCTGGCCTCGGGATACTTGGCGCCCTTTTGTCGTCTTCCGCTGTTTGGGCCGACCCCGACGCCGAACGCGAAGCCCTCGCACGCCTCATCCACGAGATCGAAGCCCTCGCCCCGCTGATCGAGACCGCTGAGTCGCAAGCCAGCCCCGATACCCGTATCCGCTTTCGCTACGACTGGCTCCGCCAGGACCTCGAGCGCATTCGCGCCGGTATCCAGGAACACATCGACGCGCCGCGCACCGAGCCGCGGACGTTTCCGCCGCTGCGCGGCGACTATCGGCAGTGA
- a CDS encoding TIGR03758 family integrating conjugative element protein produces the protein MTPAQSAAFQAGSGVTPGTLLTTIASVVLVLTFVWVMWVTVGSFRAWQDGQVALFDLVWAALRASIVLLVLGFYLR, from the coding sequence ATGACCCCTGCGCAAAGTGCCGCGTTTCAGGCGGGTTCCGGAGTCACTCCGGGAACGCTGCTCACGACCATCGCGAGTGTTGTCCTGGTGCTCACGTTCGTCTGGGTGATGTGGGTGACTGTCGGATCGTTTCGTGCGTGGCAGGACGGGCAGGTCGCGCTGTTCGACCTCGTGTGGGCGGCGCTACGGGCCAGCATCGTGCTGCTCGTGCTCGGGTTCTATTTGCGGTGA
- a CDS encoding TIGR03750 family conjugal transfer protein, translating into MSDRHDILADRLNAEPAIFKGCSSSELGVIVGVAALVWLPVSLILAWLAGAVTMGFGIAGVGIVATVLLMASLFQRLKRNRPDGYYQQQIVLWLDDRGLKRSPFVRRSGAWDIGRSAHATLPIRDR; encoded by the coding sequence ATGAGCGACCGGCACGACATCCTGGCCGACCGGCTCAACGCGGAGCCCGCCATCTTCAAGGGATGCTCCTCGAGCGAGCTTGGCGTCATCGTCGGCGTGGCCGCACTCGTGTGGTTGCCCGTCAGTCTGATTCTGGCGTGGCTCGCGGGTGCGGTCACGATGGGCTTCGGCATCGCCGGCGTCGGCATCGTGGCGACCGTGCTGCTGATGGCGAGTCTGTTTCAGCGTCTGAAGCGGAACCGGCCGGACGGCTACTACCAGCAGCAGATCGTGCTCTGGCTCGATGACCGGGGCCTGAAACGTTCGCCCTTCGTCCGCCGCAGCGGCGCGTGGGATATCGGCAGGAGCGCGCATGCGACGTTACCGATACGAGATCGATAA
- a CDS encoding TIGR03745 family integrating conjugative element membrane protein has translation MMMFERLKKRTVALAGLLGLAANPPVWAALPTPVAPSTAPAAGDWIALIQGYIKDGGLVLGLAIAVLGFLWVAYLAFAKFNEARQGKAEWAEVGVLGIVGAVVLIFASYLLTEAAGVI, from the coding sequence ATGATGATGTTCGAGCGACTCAAGAAAAGGACAGTGGCCCTGGCGGGCCTCCTCGGTCTCGCGGCCAATCCGCCCGTGTGGGCGGCGCTTCCGACCCCGGTTGCGCCGAGTACGGCGCCGGCGGCCGGCGACTGGATCGCCCTGATCCAGGGCTACATCAAGGATGGCGGTCTCGTGCTGGGACTGGCGATCGCGGTGCTGGGTTTCCTGTGGGTGGCGTATCTCGCGTTCGCGAAGTTCAACGAGGCGCGGCAGGGCAAGGCGGAGTGGGCGGAGGTCGGCGTGCTCGGCATTGTCGGTGCGGTGGTGCTGATTTTCGCGAGCTACCTGCTGACCGAAGCCGCTGGCGTCATCTGA